A genomic window from Streptomyces broussonetiae includes:
- a CDS encoding NACHT domain-containing protein: MDRARVVEIWNSARKEDNFGTGYLISSHLLLTAYHIVGRTDVADGAVKVRRLDQAGGSEWMNAELIWPTQLVDIKAHPERDAALFRITDASGRAPRLTPTRLGRILGEDRVPCLGLGFPDAAVDRDRPRRRDTMAVRGHVDPLHAMKSGMLTVHVDSGVVPKRLSTGSSWYGASGTAMFCGPFLVAVLATDKKISDTANVLDAVPVTALAAQPGFAEALAEHGVHCIVEDVPVQRPDEHPDSPYSSIAMTQASRAQRVRFSLGIAAASGLLALLSAFTFPSARHSIVAALAAPVVGGMLGAWGGSQFRRPGRSGSSREASRLDLLESVRQQAKQRRRQLLGGDTMAINITYETLPAPGRGAETAPPHGDFLGIARFVDDLRPKRLVITGGPGSGKTLLANEFVHQVLARASYAGPVPLPVGLAGWDTDVPFTDWLGGVLAAGYLGGSEAKARDLLASGRIMPVLDGLDEMDEPGSDRRHAVAALAQLNRFEGPLVITCRTEDYAGPGGDNRLLDCATILISDVSPADGWHYLDQRAYNKERITWLEAELADPATVLGDLLTSPWMLTLASVTSQSDAGAAALRSYIGMPTSAEALRALRAELLDQLVPTLCRPDPRGVPQRYADPTAVTRWLRLIAANLHGGTAAPGGAGTGRNLAVHLLWPLAGPRAARYTAAGLTLACWLPALVLLTVCLRQRNELPFPGLPLLLLLAPAPLLAAWNARAPYIQPRRILFQRLRSRLGWGRVGLGALLGWALVLPLTPLFGAGYALAAGIASASVFGFGLALSVRADIDRRHLMVGALPTAFVLAAAAGTFAGTLGDFVGVIAGCGAGTLALGVGVPLGLRAARRGNGGDPDPDPPGVPTPLSPLRNDVTAGLIAGLIVTGLTLYATLDVEWLQVDWPLAVATSLACGLAAGPGFVAVVTRQYTGVVLATRGRLPWHLVGFLRWCLGVGLLRSAGTVYQIRHDELLTWLRS, translated from the coding sequence GGAGGACAACTTCGGGACCGGCTACCTGATCTCCAGTCACCTTCTGCTCACCGCGTACCACATCGTCGGGAGAACGGATGTGGCCGACGGCGCGGTCAAGGTCCGCCGCCTCGATCAGGCGGGCGGCTCCGAATGGATGAACGCCGAGCTGATATGGCCCACGCAACTGGTCGACATCAAGGCTCACCCCGAGCGGGACGCCGCGCTGTTCCGGATCACGGACGCGAGCGGGCGGGCGCCTCGGTTGACTCCCACGCGGCTGGGCCGGATCCTCGGCGAGGACCGCGTCCCGTGCCTGGGCCTCGGCTTTCCGGACGCCGCCGTGGACCGCGACCGTCCGAGACGGCGCGACACGATGGCGGTGCGGGGGCATGTAGATCCGTTGCATGCCATGAAGTCCGGCATGCTCACCGTCCACGTCGACTCCGGGGTCGTCCCCAAGCGCCTGTCCACGGGGTCGAGTTGGTACGGCGCTTCGGGAACGGCCATGTTCTGTGGGCCGTTCCTTGTTGCAGTACTGGCCACCGACAAGAAGATCTCCGACACCGCGAACGTCCTCGACGCCGTCCCCGTCACGGCGCTGGCCGCGCAGCCGGGCTTCGCGGAGGCTCTGGCTGAACACGGGGTCCACTGCATCGTCGAGGACGTTCCCGTGCAGCGGCCGGACGAGCATCCGGACTCCCCGTACTCTTCGATCGCCATGACACAGGCGTCCCGAGCGCAGCGGGTCCGGTTTTCGCTCGGCATCGCCGCCGCGAGCGGCCTGCTGGCGTTGCTGAGCGCCTTCACCTTCCCCTCCGCGCGCCACTCGATCGTGGCCGCCCTGGCCGCACCGGTGGTCGGCGGCATGCTGGGGGCGTGGGGCGGCTCGCAGTTCCGCCGGCCCGGGCGCTCCGGATCGTCACGGGAGGCCAGCCGGCTGGACCTGCTGGAGAGCGTACGGCAGCAGGCGAAGCAGCGGCGTCGGCAACTGCTCGGCGGGGACACGATGGCCATCAACATCACCTACGAGACGCTCCCCGCCCCGGGCCGGGGAGCGGAAACTGCCCCACCGCACGGCGACTTCCTCGGGATCGCCCGGTTCGTGGACGACCTGCGGCCCAAGCGGCTGGTCATCACAGGCGGCCCCGGGTCGGGGAAGACGCTCCTCGCCAACGAGTTCGTCCACCAAGTCCTCGCCCGTGCCTCCTACGCCGGGCCCGTGCCCCTGCCGGTCGGTCTCGCCGGGTGGGACACCGACGTCCCCTTCACCGACTGGCTCGGCGGCGTTCTGGCCGCGGGCTACCTCGGCGGTTCCGAGGCCAAGGCCCGCGATCTCCTCGCGTCGGGCCGGATCATGCCGGTGCTGGACGGCCTGGACGAGATGGACGAACCAGGCTCCGACCGTCGTCATGCCGTCGCCGCACTCGCGCAACTGAACCGTTTCGAGGGGCCATTGGTGATCACCTGCCGGACCGAGGACTATGCGGGGCCCGGCGGCGACAACCGGCTGCTGGACTGCGCGACGATCCTGATCAGCGATGTGTCCCCGGCGGACGGCTGGCACTATCTCGACCAACGGGCCTACAACAAGGAGCGGATCACGTGGCTGGAGGCGGAACTGGCCGACCCGGCAACGGTCCTGGGCGACCTCCTCACCTCCCCCTGGATGCTCACCCTGGCGTCGGTCACTTCCCAGTCCGACGCCGGGGCGGCGGCACTCCGCTCGTACATCGGCATGCCCACGTCCGCAGAGGCGCTGCGAGCGCTGCGCGCCGAACTCCTCGACCAGCTCGTCCCGACGTTGTGCAGACCGGACCCCAGGGGCGTGCCGCAGCGCTACGCCGACCCCACGGCCGTGACTCGTTGGCTGCGACTGATCGCCGCCAATCTGCACGGAGGTACAGCGGCACCGGGCGGCGCAGGGACCGGCCGCAACCTGGCGGTCCACCTTCTGTGGCCGCTCGCGGGCCCGCGCGCCGCCCGCTACACCGCTGCCGGACTGACCCTGGCGTGCTGGCTGCCCGCCCTCGTCCTGCTGACCGTCTGCCTGAGGCAACGCAACGAACTCCCCTTCCCCGGACTACCGTTGCTGTTACTCCTCGCTCCGGCGCCGCTGCTTGCCGCCTGGAACGCGCGAGCGCCGTACATCCAGCCCCGGCGCATCCTCTTCCAGCGCCTGCGCAGCAGGCTCGGCTGGGGCAGGGTCGGTCTCGGCGCACTGCTCGGCTGGGCGCTGGTGCTGCCGCTCACGCCGCTGTTCGGGGCAGGGTACGCGCTCGCGGCCGGCATCGCCTCCGCGTCGGTCTTCGGCTTCGGCCTCGCCCTGTCGGTACGGGCGGACATCGACCGTCGGCACCTGATGGTGGGCGCGCTGCCCACGGCGTTCGTCCTGGCCGCGGCAGCCGGGACCTTCGCCGGCACACTCGGCGACTTCGTCGGGGTGATCGCGGGCTGCGGCGCGGGGACGCTGGCTCTGGGAGTGGGCGTCCCGCTGGGACTGCGGGCCGCCCGGCGCGGCAATGGTGGCGACCCCGACCCCGATCCGCCGGGCGTGCCCACCCCCCTCTCACCTCTGCGCAATGACGTGACGGCCGGGCTGATCGCCGGCCTCATCGTGACCGGCCTGACGCTGTACGCCACGCTGGACGTCGAGTGGCTCCAGGTGGACTGGCCGCTGGCCGTCGCCACCTCACTCGCCTGTGGCCTGGCCGCCGGGCCGGGCTTCGTGGCGGTCGTCACCCGGCAGTACACGGGAGTCGTCCTGGCCACTCGCGGCAGACTGCCGTGGCACCTCGTCGGATTCCTCCGCTGGTGCCTCGGCGTCGGTCTGCTGCGGTCGGCAGGCACGGTGTACCAGATCCGCCACGACGAGTTGCTGACCTGGCTCCGGAGCTGA